One Alnus glutinosa chromosome 3, dhAlnGlut1.1, whole genome shotgun sequence genomic region harbors:
- the LOC133864687 gene encoding uncharacterized protein LOC133864687 isoform X1: MKNGVKRVIMMMLVLQIIAAVVVAEADEISPSSSSPTSSPPTLPPSPFATPFDLSPLDGTCVHAKCAHECDFHCFFHVFPTMAYMECVQHCMDRCVQRSLLPTVSDILTLGCPEFLTNIFEHVLEAKKITRRN; this comes from the exons ATGAAGAATGGTGTGAAGAGAGTAATCATGATGATGTTAGTACTGCAGATTATAGCTGCGGTAGTTGTGGCAGAAGCTGATGAGATTTCTCCTTCCAGTTCTTCTCCAACATCTTCCCCTCCCACTCTTCCTCCCTCTCCATTTGCTACGCCCTTTGATCTCTCTCCACTGGATGGAACTTGTGTTCACGCAAAATGTGCTCACGAATGTGATTTCCATTGCTTTTTCCATGTATTTCCTACAATGGCATACATGGAATGTGTTCAACATTGTATGGATCGTTGTGTTCAAAGGTCTTTACTGCCAACAGTATCCGACATCCTGACTCTTGGTTGTCCAGAGTTCTTGACAAACATTTTTGAACATG TCCTAGAGGCAAAGAAAATTACTAGAAGGAATTGA
- the LOC133864687 gene encoding uncharacterized protein LOC133864687 isoform X2, producing the protein MEMIIAAVVVAEADEISPSSSSPTSSPPTLPPSPFATPFDLSPLDGTCVHAKCAHECDFHCFFHVFPTMAYMECVQHCMDRCVQRSLLPTVSDILTLGCPEFLTNIFEHVLEAKKITRRN; encoded by the exons ATTATAGCTGCGGTAGTTGTGGCAGAAGCTGATGAGATTTCTCCTTCCAGTTCTTCTCCAACATCTTCCCCTCCCACTCTTCCTCCCTCTCCATTTGCTACGCCCTTTGATCTCTCTCCACTGGATGGAACTTGTGTTCACGCAAAATGTGCTCACGAATGTGATTTCCATTGCTTTTTCCATGTATTTCCTACAATGGCATACATGGAATGTGTTCAACATTGTATGGATCGTTGTGTTCAAAGGTCTTTACTGCCAACAGTATCCGACATCCTGACTCTTGGTTGTCCAGAGTTCTTGACAAACATTTTTGAACATG TCCTAGAGGCAAAGAAAATTACTAGAAGGAATTGA